In Rhizobium sp. N324, a single genomic region encodes these proteins:
- a CDS encoding autotransporter outer membrane beta-barrel domain-containing protein: MLRLAGSASTAALALMLAAEPGSAQQVIGGSDTEIVDGNDPGGTGPGTQPSPWTINDDLLIGEQNGDDATLIIRNGGTVGNDTGVLGVDPGASGTVTITGPGSSWSNSDDLYIGHQGAGALTIEDGASVDNIYGHIGYFSGASGTVTVTGTGSTWTNSQDLTIGDSGTGTLTISNGGTVSSTFGYIGNDITAVGAVVVTGANSLWSNTDDVSVGEVGTGSLTISNGGTVTGSFGYVGFSTDGSGVASVTGAGSSWINSNELSVGEFGSGSVTIENGGLISASGVVIADDSGATGTVNIAGSAGNGRGVLETGYIDSGAGDASLVFDGGILRATGNEANFLGGFSAGEVIFDAGGAFIDTNGFAIGISTDLQGTGGLTKQGSGTLTLSGTNSYSGITTVEAGTLLAGSAGAFVQNGAYAVNGGILDLGGFDLTMGQLSGSGGEIAIGSADLTIDQASDGTYGGIFSGSGDLTKLGSGTLRLTGDSSAFAGTTTVSGGRLIVNGSLGGILTMTGGRLGGSGDVGALSAGAGVTIAPGNSIGTLTVGGNLTFDAGATYEVEVDPAGTASDLISVTGTAFLNGATVSHIGMNGDYKPFSTYTILTASGGISGTFGVVTSNYAFLDADLSYDPNNVYLEIARNDVSFSDMAATRNQFAAAQAAEALGTGNDIYDAIVSLPDDEPQVQASFDALSGEIHASIETALITQSLFVREAANERLRSAFGNAGATATPRQAFGPGAPELIAAADPDAPVFWSTAFGGGSEIRTDGNAATLNHRTGGFLAGVDTSFDDIRFGLMAGYSNSGFDPRHRASSGSSDDYHLGLYAGTQWGGLAFRSGLAHTWHQIDTSRRVTIGSFEDRLEASYDAGTVQAFAELGYRFETAAAAFEPFANLAHVGIRTADFAEEGGAAALDGAGRTTNTTITTLGLRTEMDIRLGPTNATLRGMAGWRHAAGDVVPLSTQAFAGGEAFTVYGVALAENAFVLDAGLDFDLSEGSALGIGYSGQIADNAQQHGVRATLSMKF; the protein is encoded by the coding sequence ATGCTGCGACTTGCGGGATCGGCGAGCACCGCGGCGCTGGCGCTGATGCTGGCGGCAGAGCCGGGATCTGCGCAGCAGGTCATCGGCGGCAGCGACACAGAGATCGTCGACGGCAACGACCCGGGCGGCACCGGCCCGGGCACGCAACCGAGCCCATGGACGATCAATGACGACCTCCTGATTGGCGAGCAGAACGGCGACGATGCGACCCTGATCATCCGTAACGGCGGCACGGTCGGCAATGACACCGGCGTGCTTGGCGTCGATCCCGGCGCCAGCGGCACGGTGACGATTACGGGGCCGGGTTCGAGCTGGAGCAATTCCGACGATCTTTATATCGGTCACCAGGGTGCCGGCGCGCTGACCATCGAAGATGGGGCCTCGGTCGACAACATATACGGCCACATCGGCTACTTCTCCGGCGCCAGTGGCACGGTGACGGTCACTGGCACCGGTTCGACCTGGACGAATTCCCAGGATCTGACCATCGGCGACAGCGGCACCGGCACGCTGACCATCTCGAATGGCGGGACGGTCAGCAGCACATTCGGCTATATCGGCAACGATATCACGGCTGTCGGTGCGGTGGTCGTCACCGGCGCAAACTCGCTCTGGAGCAATACCGATGATGTCTCGGTCGGCGAGGTAGGCACGGGATCGCTGACCATTTCGAACGGCGGCACTGTCACCGGCAGCTTTGGTTACGTCGGCTTCAGTACGGACGGCAGCGGCGTGGCCAGCGTGACCGGCGCGGGGTCGAGCTGGATCAATTCCAATGAGCTATCTGTGGGCGAATTCGGCTCCGGCAGCGTGACGATCGAGAACGGCGGCCTGATTTCGGCTTCCGGGGTCGTCATCGCCGACGATTCGGGTGCGACGGGAACGGTAAACATCGCCGGAAGCGCCGGAAACGGGCGTGGCGTCCTGGAGACCGGTTATATCGACAGCGGCGCCGGTGACGCCAGCCTCGTCTTCGACGGCGGCATTCTGCGCGCAACGGGCAATGAGGCAAATTTCCTCGGCGGTTTCAGCGCCGGCGAGGTCATCTTCGATGCGGGCGGCGCCTTTATCGACACCAACGGCTTTGCCATCGGCATATCAACGGATCTGCAAGGGACCGGCGGCCTCACCAAGCAGGGCAGCGGTACGCTGACGCTGTCCGGCACCAACAGCTATTCCGGGATAACGACGGTCGAGGCCGGCACCCTGCTGGCGGGCAGCGCCGGCGCCTTCGTGCAGAACGGCGCCTATGCGGTCAACGGCGGCATCCTCGATCTCGGCGGCTTCGACCTGACCATGGGGCAGCTTTCGGGAAGCGGTGGCGAGATTGCGATCGGCAGCGCCGACTTGACCATCGACCAGGCGAGCGATGGCACCTATGGCGGCATATTCTCCGGCAGCGGCGACCTCACCAAGCTCGGCAGCGGCACCTTGCGCCTGACCGGCGATAGTTCGGCCTTTGCAGGCACGACCACGGTTTCGGGTGGCCGTCTCATCGTCAACGGCAGTCTCGGCGGCATCCTGACGATGACTGGCGGCAGGCTGGGCGGGTCGGGTGATGTCGGTGCGCTGAGCGCCGGCGCCGGCGTCACCATTGCGCCCGGCAACTCGATCGGAACCTTGACCGTCGGCGGCAACCTCACTTTCGATGCGGGCGCCACCTATGAGGTCGAGGTCGATCCAGCCGGTACCGCCAGCGATTTGATCTCGGTCACCGGCACCGCGTTTCTCAACGGCGCCACCGTTAGCCACATCGGCATGAATGGCGACTACAAGCCGTTCTCCACCTATACGATCCTGACCGCGAGCGGTGGAATCAGCGGGACATTCGGCGTCGTCACCTCCAATTATGCCTTTCTGGATGCCGACCTCTCCTACGATCCGAACAATGTCTATCTGGAAATCGCACGCAACGATGTAAGTTTCAGCGACATGGCGGCGACACGCAACCAGTTTGCCGCGGCGCAGGCTGCCGAGGCACTCGGCACCGGCAACGACATCTACGATGCCATTGTCAGCTTGCCCGACGACGAGCCCCAGGTGCAAGCGAGCTTCGACGCGCTTTCCGGCGAAATCCACGCCTCGATCGAAACGGCGCTGATCACGCAGAGCCTGTTTGTCCGCGAGGCCGCCAACGAACGGCTGCGGTCTGCTTTCGGCAATGCCGGCGCCACCGCGACCCCGAGACAGGCCTTCGGGCCGGGCGCTCCGGAACTGATCGCTGCCGCTGACCCCGACGCGCCGGTGTTCTGGAGCACCGCCTTCGGCGGCGGAAGCGAGATACGCACGGATGGCAATGCCGCCACCCTCAACCACCGGACCGGCGGTTTTCTCGCCGGCGTCGACACCAGCTTCGATGACATCCGCTTCGGCCTGATGGCCGGTTACAGCAATTCCGGCTTCGATCCGCGCCACCGCGCTTCCTCGGGATCGAGCGACGATTATCACCTCGGTCTTTACGCCGGCACGCAATGGGGCGGTCTCGCCTTCCGATCCGGACTGGCTCATACCTGGCATCAGATCGACACCAGCCGCCGCGTCACCATCGGCAGCTTCGAGGACAGGCTGGAAGCAAGCTATGACGCCGGCACGGTGCAGGCCTTTGCGGAGCTGGGCTACCGGTTTGAGACGGCGGCGGCCGCGTTCGAGCCCTTCGCCAATCTTGCCCATGTCGGTATTCGAACGGCGGATTTCGCCGAAGAGGGCGGGGCCGCCGCGCTCGACGGCGCCGGCCGCACGACCAATACCACGATAACAACGCTTGGCCTGCGTACCGAAATGGATATCCGCCTGGGACCGACGAACGCCACGCTGCGCGGCATGGCGGGCTGGCGACATGCCGCCGGCGACGTCGTTCCGCTATCGACGCAGGCTTTCGCAGGTGGGGAGGCGTTCACCGTCTATGGTGTGGCGCTGGCGGAGAACGCCTTCGTGCTCGACGCCGGGCTCGACTTCGACCTCAGCGAGGGCTCTGCCCTTGGCATCGGCTATTCCGGCCAGATCGCCGACAACGCGCAGCAGCATGGGGTCAGGGCGACCTTGTCGATGAAATTCTAG
- a CDS encoding LysR family transcriptional regulator → MNNFPDFEGLAMFAKVAEERSFARAAHTLGVSVPTVSRAVSRLEQRLGARLFNRTSRQLALTDFGLRLVDSAARIYAEAEMAEDAARELATRPKGLIRLAAPMDFGTRWLAPILPDFFELFPEISIDLHMSDAVVDIVGGGFDAALRIAVLPDSSLVARKLAPVDRFILAAPAYLKHYGVPEHPRELTAHHCLGYAYRARQDVWRLRNSEGKEEVISPSGSLRATNSQALVPMALRGLGIIELPEFLAHDYLVDGQLTPILPDWTLPTGALYFVTPSAQSRPAKVEVLADFMMARLSNPVWRRRS, encoded by the coding sequence ATGAACAACTTTCCCGATTTCGAGGGACTGGCGATGTTCGCAAAGGTCGCCGAGGAGCGTTCTTTCGCTCGGGCTGCGCACACGCTCGGCGTGTCTGTGCCGACAGTTTCGCGGGCCGTAAGCCGTCTTGAGCAGAGGCTGGGCGCAAGGCTCTTCAACCGCACCTCTCGACAGCTGGCTTTGACCGATTTCGGCCTGCGACTGGTCGACAGCGCCGCACGGATCTATGCCGAGGCCGAGATGGCAGAGGATGCCGCCAGGGAGCTTGCCACCCGGCCGAAGGGGCTGATCAGGCTTGCCGCGCCGATGGACTTTGGGACACGCTGGCTGGCCCCGATCCTGCCTGACTTTTTCGAGCTCTTTCCGGAGATTTCCATCGACCTGCACATGAGCGATGCTGTCGTCGATATCGTGGGAGGCGGCTTCGATGCGGCACTCAGAATTGCGGTACTGCCGGATTCGTCATTGGTCGCGCGCAAGCTGGCGCCGGTGGATCGCTTCATTCTCGCGGCACCCGCATACCTCAAACACTACGGCGTGCCGGAACATCCCCGCGAGCTAACGGCTCACCATTGCCTCGGATACGCCTACAGGGCGCGACAGGATGTCTGGCGCCTGCGCAATAGCGAAGGCAAGGAGGAGGTCATCTCACCAAGCGGCTCTCTCAGGGCCACCAATTCGCAAGCGTTGGTGCCAATGGCGCTACGGGGCCTCGGGATCATCGAACTACCCGAGTTTCTCGCGCATGACTATCTCGTCGACGGCCAGTTGACGCCAATCCTTCCCGACTGGACGCTGCCGACCGGCGCACTGTATTTCGTCACCCCTTCGGCTCAGAGCCGGCCAGCGAAGGTCGAGGTCCTTGCCGATTTCATGATGGCGAGACTGTCAAATCCGGTTTGGCGGAGGAGGAGCTGA
- a CDS encoding MAPEG family protein, with protein sequence MTGYEIFWPLLAHVALVYGLYALLGQRRGKMVRAGSIAKSDYRENRGEPGESLVVKNCLANQFELPVLFYACCILLYVTEADNIVAVGLAWLFVALRYAHAAVHVTSNNLRYRSPLFAAGYLALAAMWVWLAAWMAMG encoded by the coding sequence ATGACCGGCTATGAAATCTTTTGGCCACTGCTTGCCCATGTGGCGCTGGTCTACGGTCTTTATGCGCTTCTTGGGCAGCGGCGCGGAAAAATGGTCCGCGCCGGCAGCATCGCAAAATCGGATTATCGCGAAAATCGCGGCGAGCCGGGCGAAAGCCTCGTCGTCAAGAACTGCCTTGCCAACCAGTTCGAATTGCCGGTGCTGTTTTACGCCTGCTGTATTCTTCTTTATGTCACCGAGGCCGATAATATCGTCGCCGTCGGCCTCGCCTGGCTTTTCGTTGCCCTGCGTTATGCCCATGCCGCCGTCCATGTGACCAGCAACAACCTCCGCTACCGCAGCCCGCTCTTTGCCGCCGGCTACCTCGCGCTCGCCGCCATGTGGGTCTGGCTCGCCGCCTGGATGGCAATGGGATAG
- a CDS encoding DHA2 family efflux MFS transporter permease subunit has protein sequence MNRIVPLILAVALFMEQMDSTVIATALPAIARDLHVGPITLKLALTSYMVALAVFIPVSGWMADRFGAKKIFRLAISVFVIGSIFCAISSNLVEFVFARFLQGMGGAMMTPVGRLVLVRTTKRSDLVSAMALLTIPALVGPLTGPPLGGFITTYFSWHWIFLINVPVGIIGIWLATIFLPEVEAMAPPKLDFTGFVLTSLSAAGVVFGLSVVSLPALPPIIGVTATVIGLVCGVLYVRHAKRHAAPILNLDLFKNPTFRASTLGGTLFRVCVGAMPFLTPLMLQLGFGLTPFQSGMITFAGAIGAITTKFMAKRVFAAAGFRTTLLCAAMVTTLVTVVTGLFTPATPHLVIIGVLLIGGFSRSFMFTGVNALAFADIDDAQASQATSMSSVMQQISLALGVAVAAAILESSIYIRGEALQVADFHLTFYIIAGLTVIATIPFVRMDRNAGALVSGHRAKVVTQSPIEAEQPAVK, from the coding sequence ATGAACCGCATCGTTCCGCTGATCCTCGCCGTCGCTCTTTTCATGGAACAGATGGACTCCACCGTCATTGCAACGGCGCTGCCGGCGATCGCTAGGGATCTCCATGTCGGGCCGATCACGCTGAAGCTGGCGCTGACCTCCTATATGGTGGCGCTGGCGGTGTTCATCCCGGTCAGCGGCTGGATGGCCGACCGGTTCGGCGCCAAGAAAATCTTCCGCCTGGCCATCTCGGTCTTCGTCATCGGATCGATCTTCTGCGCCATTTCCTCCAACCTCGTCGAATTCGTTTTCGCCCGCTTCCTGCAGGGCATGGGCGGGGCGATGATGACGCCGGTCGGCCGCCTCGTGCTGGTGCGCACGACCAAGCGCAGCGATCTCGTTTCGGCCATGGCGCTGCTGACCATCCCGGCCTTGGTCGGGCCGCTCACCGGCCCGCCGCTCGGCGGCTTCATCACCACCTATTTCAGCTGGCACTGGATCTTTCTGATCAACGTGCCGGTCGGCATCATCGGCATCTGGCTGGCGACGATCTTCCTGCCGGAGGTCGAGGCGATGGCCCCGCCGAAGCTCGATTTCACCGGCTTCGTGCTGACTTCGCTGTCTGCCGCGGGCGTCGTCTTCGGCCTGTCGGTGGTCAGCCTGCCGGCCCTGCCGCCGATCATCGGCGTCACCGCCACCGTAATCGGCCTCGTCTGCGGCGTTCTGTATGTGCGCCATGCGAAGCGCCACGCGGCGCCGATCCTCAACCTCGATCTGTTCAAGAACCCGACCTTCCGGGCCTCGACGCTCGGCGGCACGCTCTTTCGCGTCTGCGTCGGCGCCATGCCCTTCCTGACGCCGCTGATGCTGCAGCTCGGTTTCGGGCTGACGCCGTTCCAATCCGGCATGATCACCTTTGCCGGGGCGATCGGGGCAATCACCACCAAATTCATGGCAAAGCGCGTCTTCGCGGCCGCCGGCTTCCGCACGACACTGCTTTGCGCCGCCATGGTGACGACGCTCGTGACCGTCGTCACTGGCCTGTTCACTCCGGCAACGCCGCATCTGGTCATCATCGGCGTGCTGCTCATCGGCGGCTTCTCCCGCTCGTTCATGTTCACCGGCGTCAATGCGCTTGCCTTCGCCGATATCGACGATGCGCAAGCCAGCCAGGCGACATCGATGAGCTCGGTGATGCAGCAGATCAGCCTGGCGCTCGGCGTTGCAGTCGCCGCCGCGATCCTGGAAAGCTCGATCTATATCAGGGGCGAAGCATTGCAGGTCGCCGATTTCCACCTAACCTTCTATATCATCGCCGGACTGACCGTCATCGCCACCATTCCCTTCGTCAGAATGGACCGCAACGCCGGCGCACTCGTTTCCGGCCACCGCGCAAAGGTGGTAACGCAGTCTCCGATCGAAGCCGAGCAGCCGGCGGTGAAATAG
- the guaB gene encoding IMP dehydrogenase translates to MARIIETATGADALTFDDVLLQPGHSEVMPGQTNIATRIARDFDLNIPILSSAMDTVTESRLAIAMAQAGGLGVIHRNLTPVEQAEEVRQVKKFESGMVVNPVTIGPEAKLAEALGLMKSHGISGIPVVEKSGRLVGILTNRDVRFASDPEQKIHELMTKDNLVTVKESVDQQEAKRLLHSHRIEKLLVVDTEGRCVGLITVKDIEKSQLNPNASKDAQGRLRAAAAISVGDDGFERAERLIDAGVDLLVVDTAHGHSQRVLDAVTRVKKLSNSVRIMAGNVATYDGTRALIDAGADAVKVGIGPGSICTTRIVAGVGVPQLAAIMSAVQAAQAQDVPVIADGGIKFSGDLAKAIAAGASAVMIGSLLAGTDESPGEVYLYQGRSFKAYRGMGSVGAMARGSADRYFQAEVRDTLKLVPEGIEGQVPYKGPVSAVVHQLAGGLKAAMGYVGGKDLKDFQERATFVRISGAGLRESHAHDVTITRESPNYPGAGL, encoded by the coding sequence ATGGCACGCATCATTGAAACGGCAACCGGCGCGGACGCGCTTACCTTCGACGACGTGCTGCTGCAGCCCGGCCATTCCGAGGTCATGCCCGGCCAGACGAACATCGCGACCCGCATCGCCCGCGATTTCGATCTCAACATCCCGATCCTGTCTTCGGCCATGGATACCGTCACCGAAAGCCGTCTGGCGATCGCCATGGCCCAGGCCGGCGGTCTCGGCGTCATCCACCGCAACCTGACGCCGGTCGAGCAGGCCGAAGAGGTCCGTCAGGTGAAGAAGTTCGAAAGCGGCATGGTGGTCAATCCGGTCACCATCGGGCCGGAGGCAAAGCTGGCCGAGGCGCTCGGCCTGATGAAATCGCACGGCATCTCCGGCATTCCCGTCGTCGAGAAGTCCGGCCGGCTCGTCGGCATCCTGACCAACAGAGACGTCCGCTTCGCCTCCGATCCGGAGCAGAAGATCCACGAGCTGATGACCAAGGACAATCTGGTCACCGTTAAGGAGAGCGTCGATCAGCAGGAGGCCAAGCGCCTCTTGCATTCGCATCGCATCGAGAAGCTGCTCGTTGTCGATACCGAAGGCCGCTGCGTCGGCCTCATCACCGTCAAGGACATCGAGAAGTCGCAGCTGAACCCGAACGCCTCCAAGGATGCGCAGGGCAGGCTTCGCGCCGCCGCCGCCATCAGCGTCGGCGATGACGGCTTCGAGCGGGCCGAGCGGCTGATCGATGCCGGCGTCGACCTTCTGGTCGTCGATACCGCTCATGGCCATTCGCAGCGCGTGCTCGATGCCGTCACCCGGGTGAAGAAGCTCTCCAACTCGGTGCGCATCATGGCCGGCAACGTCGCCACCTATGACGGCACGCGGGCGCTGATCGATGCCGGTGCGGATGCTGTGAAGGTCGGGATCGGCCCGGGCTCGATCTGCACGACCCGCATCGTCGCCGGCGTCGGCGTTCCCCAGCTCGCCGCCATCATGTCGGCCGTTCAGGCGGCACAGGCTCAGGACGTGCCCGTGATCGCCGACGGCGGCATCAAATTCTCCGGCGATCTTGCCAAGGCGATCGCCGCCGGCGCTTCCGCCGTCATGATCGGCTCGCTGCTGGCCGGCACCGATGAGAGCCCGGGCGAGGTCTATCTCTACCAGGGCCGTTCCTTCAAGGCCTATCGCGGCATGGGCTCCGTCGGCGCCATGGCCCGAGGCTCGGCCGACCGCTATTTCCAGGCTGAGGTGCGCGACACGCTGAAGCTCGTGCCTGAGGGCATCGAGGGCCAGGTGCCGTATAAGGGTCCGGTCTCGGCCGTCGTCCACCAGCTTGCCGGCGGTCTCAAGGCGGCCATGGGTTATGTCGGCGGCAAGGACCTGAAGGATTTCCAGGAGCGGGCCACCTTCGTGCGCATCTCCGGCGCCGGTCTTCGCGAAAGCCACGCCCATGACGTGACGATCACCCGCGAGAGCCCGAACTATCCGGGCGCCGGTCTCTGA
- a CDS encoding LysR substrate-binding domain-containing protein produces the protein MSAPLDLDQLQTFIAIVDSGSFTKAADRVYKTQSAVSMQMRRLEERIGKQLFIKDGRGNRLTVEGEKLLNYARRIIRLNNEAIAAFDDNRLEGTLRIGTPDDYADRYMPEIIGRFAKTHPNVELYIVCEPSVDLAERMHKGELDIALVTHNPRERMSDVVRTEPLCWVGSANHPIRDDAPVPLAVGRRDCQWRQLACSALDAVGREHQILFTSWSCTVVAAAVLAGMAVSVMPESALRTGMKVLSQADGFPALPPVQIGIMKRPGVSLSLMNAITAHITACLDNITPAVVDDTLEADVKSAQARLYPRLKAANMVPSW, from the coding sequence ATGTCCGCGCCTCTTGATCTCGACCAGTTGCAGACTTTCATCGCCATCGTCGATTCCGGCAGCTTCACCAAGGCCGCCGACAGGGTCTACAAGACCCAATCAGCCGTCTCCATGCAGATGCGCCGTCTCGAAGAGCGCATCGGCAAGCAGCTGTTCATCAAGGACGGCCGCGGCAACCGGCTGACCGTCGAGGGCGAGAAGCTGCTGAATTACGCCCGCCGCATTATCCGCCTCAACAATGAGGCGATCGCCGCCTTCGACGACAACAGGCTGGAGGGGACGCTGCGCATCGGCACGCCCGATGATTATGCCGACCGCTACATGCCGGAGATCATCGGCCGCTTCGCCAAGACGCATCCGAATGTCGAGCTCTACATCGTCTGCGAGCCTTCGGTGGATTTGGCCGAGCGCATGCACAAGGGCGAGCTCGACATCGCCCTCGTCACCCACAATCCGCGCGAGCGGATGTCCGACGTGGTCAGAACCGAGCCGCTCTGCTGGGTCGGATCAGCCAACCATCCGATCCGCGACGACGCGCCTGTGCCGCTTGCCGTCGGCCGGCGCGATTGCCAGTGGCGCCAGCTTGCCTGCTCGGCGCTCGATGCGGTGGGACGCGAACATCAGATCCTGTTCACCAGCTGGTCCTGCACCGTCGTTGCCGCCGCTGTGCTTGCCGGCATGGCGGTCTCGGTGATGCCGGAATCGGCGCTGCGCACCGGCATGAAGGTGCTGAGCCAGGCGGACGGCTTTCCGGCGCTGCCGCCGGTGCAGATCGGCATCATGAAGCGGCCGGGCGTGTCGCTGTCGCTGATGAACGCGATCACCGCGCATATCACCGCCTGCCTCGACAACATCACGCCTGCCGTCGTCGACGACACGCTGGAGGCCGATGTCAAATCCGCCCAGGCACGCCTTTATCCAAGGCTGAAGGCCGCCAATATGGTACCAAGCTGGTAA
- a CDS encoding SDR family oxidoreductase: MTQRLNAKIAVITGATSGIGLAAAKRFLAEGARVFITGRRKDVLDAAVAEIGGGVVGIQADSANLVDLDRLYEKVKAEAGRVDVLFVNAGGGSMLPLGEITEEQYDDTFDRNVKGVLFTVQKALPLLSRGASVILTGSTAGSSGTPAFSVYAASKAALRSFARNWILDLKDRGIRINTLSPGPTETTGLVELAGKDPAHQQGLLDALAAQVPMGRVGRAEEVAAAALFLASDDSSFVTGAELFVDGGSAQV, from the coding sequence ATGACACAACGATTGAATGCGAAGATTGCAGTTATCACCGGCGCCACGTCCGGGATCGGCCTTGCCGCAGCGAAGCGCTTCCTGGCTGAGGGCGCGCGGGTCTTCATCACCGGCCGCCGCAAGGATGTTCTCGATGCGGCAGTCGCTGAAATCGGCGGCGGGGTTGTCGGAATCCAGGCGGATTCAGCCAACCTCGTTGACCTCGATCGCCTCTATGAAAAGGTGAAGGCTGAGGCCGGGAGAGTTGACGTGCTCTTCGTCAACGCAGGTGGCGGCTCCATGTTGCCTCTCGGCGAAATCACGGAAGAGCAGTACGACGATACATTCGATCGAAACGTGAAAGGGGTTCTCTTTACGGTGCAGAAGGCCTTGCCGCTGCTCTCGCGAGGAGCATCGGTCATCTTGACGGGATCAACAGCAGGCTCCAGCGGCACACCCGCCTTCAGCGTCTACGCCGCATCGAAAGCCGCCTTGCGCAGCTTTGCGCGCAACTGGATCCTCGACTTGAAGGATCGCGGCATTCGGATCAACACGCTCAGTCCTGGCCCGACGGAAACGACCGGGCTGGTCGAATTGGCGGGTAAGGATCCAGCCCACCAGCAGGGTTTGCTCGATGCCCTGGCGGCCCAGGTGCCAATGGGCAGGGTTGGCCGTGCCGAGGAGGTTGCCGCTGCCGCACTCTTCCTCGCCTCGGATGATTCCAGCTTCGTCACCGGTGCCGAACTCTTCGTCGATGGCGGCAGCGCCCAGGTGTAA
- a CDS encoding DUF1127 domain-containing protein, translated as MLMTNRTTELDCGKLAPTLFQRLVAGLAPLVSLFRGFRNRMEINTLHDLNDSQLRDIGLSRADLTSAFLASTFFEDPSEHLTRSARNRWRLQLFRSDNE; from the coding sequence ATGCTTATGACAAACCGGACAACAGAACTCGACTGCGGCAAGCTCGCCCCGACGCTTTTCCAGCGCCTGGTGGCAGGCCTCGCTCCGCTGGTCTCCCTCTTTCGCGGGTTCCGCAATCGCATGGAGATCAACACGCTGCACGATCTGAATGACAGTCAGCTGAGGGATATCGGCCTGAGCAGGGCCGACCTGACCTCTGCGTTCCTGGCCTCGACCTTTTTCGAGGATCCGTCGGAACATCTGACGCGCTCGGCGCGCAATCGCTGGCGCCTGCAGCTCTTCCGCTCCGACAACGAATAG
- a CDS encoding TetR family transcriptional regulator encodes MGVESMDRIGLRRKPKQERSIQRLDVILAAAAKIIAEKGVSAMRMTELAVAAKVPIGSVYQYFPEKAAIVKALFDQHALAIQAKTAAMFADVQTLDQALDLVCDMIDWYYESYHDDPVYLGVWMGTETDQDLLQLNIEHSGRVAGIFHEVVRRLAPDLCDEEMYARTYLFSHLIGAVIRLAAVSEEALARRMLDEWKRVIRRSLFAATAKRAA; translated from the coding sequence ATGGGCGTGGAAAGCATGGACCGGATCGGCTTGCGCAGGAAGCCGAAGCAGGAGCGCAGTATCCAGAGGCTGGATGTCATTCTCGCCGCCGCCGCCAAGATCATTGCCGAAAAGGGCGTCAGCGCCATGCGCATGACGGAACTCGCCGTCGCCGCCAAAGTGCCGATCGGCTCGGTCTACCAGTATTTTCCCGAAAAGGCGGCGATCGTCAAAGCCCTGTTCGACCAGCACGCCTTAGCAATCCAGGCGAAGACGGCGGCGATGTTTGCCGACGTTCAGACGCTCGACCAGGCGCTCGACCTCGTCTGCGACATGATCGATTGGTACTACGAGTCCTACCACGATGATCCCGTCTATCTTGGCGTCTGGATGGGAACGGAGACCGACCAGGATCTGCTGCAGCTGAATATCGAGCATAGCGGCCGGGTCGCCGGCATCTTTCACGAGGTCGTGCGCAGACTGGCGCCCGATCTTTGCGACGAAGAGATGTATGCGCGCACTTACCTCTTCAGCCACCTGATCGGCGCCGTCATCCGGCTTGCCGCCGTCAGCGAGGAGGCCCTGGCGCGGCGCATGCTCGATGAGTGGAAACGCGTCATCCGCCGCTCCCTTTTCGCCGCGACCGCAAAGCGCGCCGCCTGA